The DNA region GCTCCTAGGTTAGGATAGCCCTATGTCAGCCCTCCAAGAGTCCGATATTGATAAGCTTGCTGCACTCGCCCGCCTCAGCGTTGCGCCTTCGGAGCGTGCAGGGCTTGCCAAGGATATCGACGCTATCCTCGGCTATGTCTCTGAGCTCGAGTCCGTAAAGCTCGAGGGAGACGCCCGTGGGAAGGAGGATCTGCGTAATATCACCCGTCCGGATGCGGTTGCCCACGAGAGCGGAGCGCATACGGCGGCCCTCTTGGCCTCCGCACCTCGCGCGGAGGGGGAGTATTTCGTAGTAAAGAAGGTTCTCTAATTTTTATGCTCGATCGCTCGTACCTCACTACTCTCAGTATCTCGCAGGCTTCCCGTGATTTGGCTTCTGGGAAGTATTCGGCGGTGGATCTCGCAGAAGCGTATCTTGCCGTCATCAAGGAGCGGGACGGAGAGGTGCATGCCTATCTCGAAGTATTCGCTGATGTGCTGGAGCAGGCGCGGGTTGCGGATGAGCGACTCTCGAGCGGGAAGGGTACGCCGCTTACTGGCATTCCTTTTGCGGTGAAGGACAACATCCTTATCGAGGGTCGTAGAGCTCAGGGTGCTTCCAAAGTGCTCGAGGGGCATCGCGCGACGTATGACGCGACCGTCATCCGCAAGTTGAAGGAGGCGGGGGCGGTCTTTCTCGGACGCGCCAATATGGATGAATTCGCTATGGGCGGTTCGACCGAGAACTCAGCCTATGGCGTCACTCGCAACCCGCACGATGCTGCTCGCGTACCAGGTGGCTCTTCTGGTGGATCTGCGGCAGCGGTCGCTATGCATGGCGCACTCGCCGCGCTTGGTTCCGATACTGGTGGCTCCATCCGTCAGCCGGCGAGCTTCTGCGGCGTGGTGGGATTGAAGCCTACCTATGGCGCAGTCTCTCGCTCGGGTCTCATGGCTATGGGCTCTTCGCTCGATCAGATCGGCCCGCTCACGCGTACGGTGGCGGATGCCGAACTCATTTTTAATACCATTGCCGGGAATGATCCGCTGGATAGCACTACTCGGCCGCCCCCGGAATTTGAAAAGAAAGAGATACCTGCGAAGCTTCGCATTGGCGTACCGCGCCACTTCCTGGAGAAAGGAGTGGACGCTGCGGTGCTCGCGAATTTCGAAGAATCTCTCGAGAAGCTCCGTGCCGTGGGATATGAGGTGAAGGATATCGAGCTTCCGAACATCGCCCACTCGCTCGCGGTCTACTACGTGCTCATGCCGGCGGAAGTCTCAGCCAACCTTGCTCGCTACGACGGCGTGCGCTATGGAGCGCGCCACGAAGGGGAGACGCTGCTTGAGGACTATGCGAAAAGCCGGGGAGAAGGCTTTGGTCCCGAAGTGCGCCGCCGCATCCTGCTCGGCACCTACATACTCTCCGCTGGCTACTATGACGCGTACTACGCAAAGGCTCTCCGCGTACGCGACTATATCAAGGAGGATTTCCACAAAGCATTCGCCTCTGTCGATCTCATTGCACTTCCCACGGCTCCGACGCCGGCGTTTAGGATAGGTGAGAAGAAGGATCCTTTGTCCATGTATCTTGAAGATATCTTCACTACCCCCGCGAACATCGCCGGTCTTCCGGGTATCTCGCTTCCTTCCGGCTTCACGAATGTCGAAGGTAAGGATCTTCCGCTCGGGCTCGAGCTCATGGCGGCACCTATGC from Candidatus Parcubacteria bacterium includes:
- a CDS encoding aspartyl/glutamyl-tRNA amidotransferase subunit C is translated as MSALQESDIDKLAALARLSVAPSERAGLAKDIDAILGYVSELESVKLEGDARGKEDLRNITRPDAVAHESGAHTAALLASAPRAEGEYFVVKKVL
- the gatA gene encoding Asp-tRNA(Asn)/Glu-tRNA(Gln) amidotransferase subunit GatA, which gives rise to MLDRSYLTTLSISQASRDLASGKYSAVDLAEAYLAVIKERDGEVHAYLEVFADVLEQARVADERLSSGKGTPLTGIPFAVKDNILIEGRRAQGASKVLEGHRATYDATVIRKLKEAGAVFLGRANMDEFAMGGSTENSAYGVTRNPHDAARVPGGSSGGSAAAVAMHGALAALGSDTGGSIRQPASFCGVVGLKPTYGAVSRSGLMAMGSSLDQIGPLTRTVADAELIFNTIAGNDPLDSTTRPPPEFEKKEIPAKLRIGVPRHFLEKGVDAAVLANFEESLEKLRAVGYEVKDIELPNIAHSLAVYYVLMPAEVSANLARYDGVRYGARHEGETLLEDYAKSRGEGFGPEVRRRILLGTYILSAGYYDAYYAKALRVRDYIKEDFHKAFASVDLIALPTAPTPAFRIGEKKDPLSMYLEDIFTTPANIAGLPGISLPSGFTNVEGKDLPLGLELMAAPMREDILFRAGKEFLGEGE